From Rhizobium favelukesii, the proteins below share one genomic window:
- a CDS encoding ABC transporter permease, with protein MDTAANPTTATPVKPPRKGLQSPTNVRRWKNFKANRRGYWSLFLFLILFVLSLFAEFIANDRPIVASYKGEILFPVVVNYPEEKFGGFLAETDYRSDVITDEINANGWMIWPPIRYSYRSVNSNIPHSAPTPPFWLMSKEERCSGYPQGAADRGCNFGNLNWLGTDDQARDVLARVIYGFRVSVLFGLVLTICSAIIGVSAGAIQGYFGGWTDLLLQRFIEIWSSMPVLYILLIIAAILPPGFFVLLGIMLLFSWVGFVGVVRAEFLRARNFEYVRAARALGVNNRTIMWRHLLPNAMVATLTFLPFILSGSITTLTSLDFLGFGMPPGSPSLGEMIAQGKANLQAPWLGLTAFFTMSIMLSLLIFIGEAVRDAFDPRKTFQ; from the coding sequence ATGGACACCGCCGCCAATCCGACGACCGCGACGCCGGTCAAGCCGCCTCGCAAAGGCCTGCAGTCGCCGACCAACGTCCGCCGCTGGAAGAATTTCAAGGCGAACCGGCGCGGCTACTGGTCGCTCTTTCTGTTCCTCATCCTGTTCGTGCTCAGCCTGTTTGCCGAGTTCATCGCCAATGACCGGCCGATCGTCGCCTCCTACAAGGGCGAGATCCTGTTTCCCGTAGTCGTCAACTATCCCGAGGAGAAGTTCGGCGGCTTCCTGGCCGAGACGGATTACCGCTCCGACGTCATCACCGACGAGATCAATGCCAACGGCTGGATGATCTGGCCGCCGATCCGCTACTCCTATCGCTCTGTCAATTCGAACATCCCGCATTCGGCCCCGACACCGCCCTTCTGGCTGATGAGCAAGGAGGAGCGCTGCTCCGGCTATCCGCAGGGAGCGGCCGACCGCGGCTGCAACTTTGGCAATCTCAACTGGCTCGGCACGGACGATCAGGCACGCGATGTGCTTGCCCGTGTGATCTACGGCTTCCGCGTCTCGGTCTTGTTCGGCCTGGTCCTGACGATCTGCTCCGCCATCATCGGCGTCAGCGCCGGCGCGATCCAGGGCTACTTCGGCGGCTGGACGGACTTGCTGCTGCAGCGCTTCATCGAGATCTGGTCGTCGATGCCGGTGCTCTACATCCTCTTGATCATCGCGGCCATCCTGCCGCCCGGCTTCTTCGTGCTGCTCGGCATCATGCTGCTCTTCTCGTGGGTTGGCTTCGTCGGCGTCGTGCGGGCGGAATTCCTGCGGGCCCGCAACTTCGAATATGTGCGCGCTGCCCGCGCGCTCGGGGTGAACAACCGGACGATCATGTGGCGTCACCTGCTGCCAAACGCGATGGTGGCGACGCTCACTTTCCTGCCGTTCATCCTGTCGGGCTCAATCACGACGCTGACCTCGCTCGACTTCCTCGGTTTCGGCATGCCGCCCGGTTCGCCCTCGCTCGGCGAGATGATCGCCCAGGGCAAGGCGAACCTGCAGGCGCCGTGGCTCGGGCTGACCGCGTTCTTCACCATGTCGATCATGCTGTCGCTCTTGATCTTCATCGGCGAAGCGGTTCGTGATGCATTCGATCCCAGGAAGACGTTTCAATGA